One genomic window of Streptomyces sp. NBC_01276 includes the following:
- a CDS encoding YbjN domain-containing protein, which yields MADTAAIIESTLAGAELGWESPEPGSYVVQLPGTRKLSTTCSLRIGRHSLSVNAFVIRHPDENEAGVHRWLLERNLKLYGMAYAVDPLGDVYLTARLPLSVITPEDLDRLLGTVLEAADGAFNTLLELGFASAIRREYEWRVSRGESTRNLDAFKHLTRPSA from the coding sequence ATGGCTGACACCGCCGCGATCATCGAGTCCACGCTGGCCGGCGCCGAGCTGGGCTGGGAGAGCCCCGAGCCCGGCAGCTACGTCGTCCAGCTCCCCGGCACCCGCAAGCTGAGCACCACCTGCTCGCTGCGGATCGGCCGGCACTCCCTCTCGGTGAACGCCTTCGTCATCCGCCACCCCGACGAGAACGAGGCGGGCGTCCACCGCTGGCTGCTGGAGCGCAACCTCAAGCTGTACGGCATGGCCTACGCCGTCGACCCCCTCGGCGATGTCTACCTCACGGCCCGGCTCCCGCTGTCCGTCATCACCCCGGAGGACCTGGACCGTCTCCTCGGGACCGTCCTGGAGGCGGCGGACGGCGCCTTCAACACCCTCCTGGAGCTCGGCTTCGCGAGCGCGATCCGGCGCGAGTACGAGTGGCGCGTCTCGCGCGGCGAGTCCACCCGCAACCTGGACGCCTTCAAGCACCTGACGCGCCCCTCGGCCTGA